The Chroococcidiopsis sp. TS-821 genome includes a region encoding these proteins:
- a CDS encoding PHP domain-containing protein, producing the protein MAVEYAQTHASSQALKQIFQRVNAQSCPRHYNFHLHTVHSDGKLQPEELIQQAIAIGLQGLAITDHHTVSGYQAAQRYLNELELSKPYLKFTVPRVWTGVEINADLLGVDVHILGYAFDHQHFSIAPYLQRKITTGKMYQADRVIAAIHQAGGLAVLAHPARYKRSPQDLIPAAASLGIDGVETFYAYDNPQPWRPSVTETQRVQQLAKHHNLLSTCGTDTHGLSLLKRL; encoded by the coding sequence ATGGCTGTCGAATACGCCCAAACTCATGCATCATCGCAGGCTTTAAAACAGATCTTCCAGAGAGTTAATGCCCAAAGCTGCCCGCGACATTATAATTTTCATCTGCACACGGTTCACTCGGATGGTAAGCTGCAACCGGAAGAATTGATTCAGCAGGCGATCGCCATTGGTCTGCAAGGTCTAGCAATCACCGATCATCATACGGTTAGTGGTTATCAAGCCGCGCAACGCTACCTCAATGAACTAGAGTTGAGCAAACCTTATCTAAAATTTACTGTACCGCGCGTTTGGACGGGTGTAGAAATTAATGCCGATCTATTAGGTGTGGACGTTCACATCTTAGGATATGCGTTTGACCATCAACATTTCAGCATCGCGCCTTATTTGCAACGAAAAATTACAACTGGAAAAATGTATCAAGCAGATCGGGTGATTGCGGCAATTCATCAAGCAGGTGGGTTAGCGGTTCTAGCGCATCCCGCACGTTATAAGCGATCGCCGCAAGACTTAATTCCTGCAGCAGCTTCGTTAGGAATTGATGGCGTCGAAACATTCTACGCCTACGACAATCCTCAGCCGTGGCGTCCTAGCGTGACAGAAACACAACGAGTGCAACAACTGGCAAAGCATCATAATTTATTAAGTACCTGCGGTACTGATACTCACGGTTTGAGCTTATTAAAGCGTCTCTAA
- a CDS encoding response regulator transcription factor, translating to MSAQLLLVDDEPGLREAVKDYLQESGFTVQVASNAQEGWELLQQTTPDLVISDIMMPQVDGYQFLKQMRDDPRFQTLPVVFLTAKGMTTDRIQGYQAGVDAYLPKPFDPDELVAIVENLIARRTATQSSESGETPDIADLANQIAQIKALLTQRQGIATTPAPIKIDLTPREQSVLNLVTEGLMNKEIARRLQTSVRNVEKYVSRLFSKTGTNSRTELVRFALEHGLTK from the coding sequence ATGTCCGCACAACTTTTACTGGTAGACGATGAACCAGGTTTGCGAGAAGCTGTGAAAGATTATTTGCAAGAAAGTGGTTTTACGGTGCAGGTGGCGAGTAATGCCCAAGAAGGATGGGAATTGCTACAGCAAACTACCCCCGATTTAGTCATTTCTGACATCATGATGCCACAGGTAGATGGCTACCAGTTCCTCAAACAAATGCGCGACGATCCTCGTTTTCAAACTTTACCCGTCGTGTTCCTGACGGCAAAAGGTATGACGACAGACCGCATCCAAGGTTATCAAGCAGGAGTTGATGCTTATCTACCCAAGCCATTTGATCCTGATGAATTAGTTGCCATAGTAGAAAACTTAATTGCCCGTCGTACCGCAACACAGTCTAGCGAATCGGGCGAGACACCCGATATTGCCGATTTAGCCAATCAAATCGCTCAAATTAAAGCCCTGCTAACCCAGCGTCAAGGAATTGCAACAACTCCGGCTCCGATTAAAATTGACTTAACTCCGAGAGAACAGAGCGTTCTCAATCTTGTCACAGAAGGGCTAATGAATAAAGAAATTGCTCGTCGCTTACAAACTAGCGTGCGGAATGTCGAAAAGTACGTTAGTCGCTTATTTAGCAAAACGGGTACAAATAGTCGCACTGAACTCGTTCGCTTCGCGCTAGAACATGGATTAACAAAATAA